The DNA segment CTTACCGGCGGCACACATGAGTTTATGGTGGTTCTCGCGACATTAGACAACAGTGTATCCCACAAATTTCATCCCACAAATTTCATTGCTGGGGAATTCGAGATTATTGCTACATATGGCGTCCTCTGATCCATCTCGTGTTGAAATATCTCGTGTTGAACCTACCGCATCCGATGATACTAACCCACCAATCTCTGAATATCATCCTCATACATCTGATACTACCTATCTTGGTGGTCCATCTGCTGCCAAACCCGTATATGATGTCAATCCAATTGAAAGTTGAAAAATTGTGTACACAACAGTTGATAGTCGACATTCCCTTCATGGATTTGAAATACCTACTCTTGATTCCATGTCAATACCAGCTAATGTTACGGTATCATCTGGGAATGCATCTGGGAATGTCAATATATCTGACCAATTGTTGTCGATTGACACTACTTCGACTGGTACAACACCCACAAATCCAGAACAACCTCAATTGCAGTTCATTCGGTTTGAGACTAAAGGTATCCCATGTCCATTTTGTGTAATTTGTATATTATTCAATGttatacatgtttaaaatatgTTCACATTCATATTATGTTGTCACTAATTATTAATCAACCATATTATAAATTATAATACATTAtaaatatatgcacatgtgcatgatgacgacaattaatttgttattttgtatattaaattacaTTGCACATGTAATTTGTTAAATTTTCTTATTAAATTCACAGCAACGGTTACGGCTGCGATACATTCTACACCCAATGGCACCCCATATTGGATACCTGAAGTTGATGTTGAATACATACCTGAAGTTGCAGTCCATTCGATATGTGACTAAAGGTATTATGTTGACTGTAATTGATGTATATACTTTGTAAATGATATTATATTAATGATATGCACAGATGCATTATATTTACTAtaaatgatgttgtattaaattatatgcacatgtgcattatgttgactgtaaatgatattgtattaaattatatgcaaatgtgcattatgttgaaaattaAACTATGTCGTTGATGTATGGATTCTGAACAAGTGCCTTATGTATGACTATCCAATTATGTACAGGATGACAGCAAACAAAGGGGCTTGGGTGGCGGACAACTACAAAAAAATAGGGGATGTGACTGTGTGGGATTGGCAATGGAAGAACAATCCGAAAACCAGGGAGGCATTGGTGGAGTTTATGTAGCTTTTGGCCTTGCTGAGAGATACCAGAATGAAGACGGGTCAATATGGGTGGGGTTGGCACTCGGAAAAATAAGTCGACTTTCAATGTTAAAACCGTTAGAGAGTGTTTGTGTGTCACAAGCGGGGACCCGTCGAGTGGCTTTGTAATGACTTGGAATGGCTTGGCTACACCTAAAGCCAATATGTTAGCATGGAAAGGCGTCGAAGGCAGGTTACCGACAAAGACGGATCTGGAAAAAAAGGGAATTCAGATCAGCAACACATTGTGCCCGAGTTGCGGATACGAGCAAGAAACTGTTGAACACATCCTCATTACGTGTTTGATGTCGAAAACGCTATGGTGGATGGTGTGGATGGTCGGATCATGGCTGGGAGTAAAAGATTTACATTATTGCTCAACAGTGGCATATATTCTCTCTTTTTCCTAAGAAGAAGAAAAAAGGCAGTCAACTGCCTGCATAGTGATGGCTACATTATGGATCATATGGTCGAGCAGAAATGAGAAGGTATTCAAAGTCGTGCAGTTTTCAAATGATATAAGACTGGAACAAGTCAATGATTGTACTCTGTTGTGGATGAACGTCATAGCCAAAATGGAGAATTTAGTGACTGAAGAGTGGTACGCCAGCGGTGTGAATGTAATAGAAAATTATGAGTTTATATGTTTATTTTAAGCGTGCTTCTCTAGTTCTTGGTTAGATTTCTGGTTTGAATATATGACATCTTATTTTGTTCAAAAAAATGTcgttatatataaaatgataatgCTCGTGTGCATTATGTTAACAGTTACATTATGCACACGTGCATTATATTGACAATTACATTATATATACATTTAATGACAATATGCTATTGGATTCATGATCCCCCTGATGATGAACCTAATTCTTGTTCCGATGATGTTGATTCCAATGAATGATGTGGATTCCAATGAATGATGTGGATTCCAATGACACTAATGAAGATGCTGATGATGATTCAGAagaccacacacacacacacacacatatatatatgaaCGTGAGCAATCCCTTAGACGTTCATCCAGGTGTCGTAAATCAACCGACGATCCTCTATTAGCCTATATATGATGTCAAACAATTTCTACTCATTAATCGTCttgtttatgatttttttttgtttacaaTCATTTTTTGTACTATTTGTTTTCATATTCATAGACTGTGATTACATTGTTACTGTTTCGAACAATGCACATGTAATCATATGTAATTCCATTATTGACCACCTGACATATATTACCAACATGGTTACTGTTTcgaacaatgcacatgtgcatacatttTACTATACCAACTTTTGTGTTATAACAAGTAAATATAACACCCTCATCATAAGAATCACATAATCCAATCAACAATCATTATTACACATATGCATCACCAACATATACTATACCGAACAACATATTACATCTTAAATTAACAAATATAACCATCTGTAATGCATTATACAATTCCAATATGTGTGCTATttcaaactatgcacatgtgcactaccAACATTCTCTCTACTAAACAATATAATACACCATATATTAACAAACATGATCATTCGTCTCTGATACTGGCAATTTTGCTGCTATCTTCATTCTCATGTTCTTAAGTTGGAAGtcttgaatttatttatctttgcTGAATATGCAATCAAACTTCTCACCACTCCCATTATACATCTTCATATGTCGCATAATATGTTGCATAGCGAAAACCCCACAAACTACCCCGCAAACTGTGAAGTAATAAAGGGATTTCATTTACTTGTTCGATTTTTCTCATCGTGATTTCGCTCACTTGTCCTCCTCTTTATGCTTTTTTTTCTTCTTGTGCACCTACATGTGATATATTTAATGTGTATACATAAATGATATCATTTAACGTGAAAGTAATAAaggtatgcacatgtgcataaactcCCAACTGCATCATCGAATATTAATCAATCTTTTTTACCTCTTTGTTTAACAGTTGTGTAATCATCTTCCATTGCATCCGGCCATATTTTTACCCTTCATCCCTTGATTTCAAAATGTAAGTTACCTTCTTTGAATTTTTTCCGTTATCGATCTGcgataataaacaaaacaaaaaaaaacataagatTAACAAACATACAATCTCAATGAATTTGTGCATTAACTTTAACTTTAACTTTATCATTACTATatacactatgcacatgtgcatgaacATAAATTACATTGTTAACATATTCTATCAAAATTCTggcaaactatgcacatgtgcataactatgcacatgtacaacaacatgaatgaccttattaacatattctggcaaattatgcacatgtgcctAACTGCACGTTTGCATCCATATGACTGACCTAATTGAAATAATCTGGCAAAATATGCATTTGTgtataactatgcacatgtgcattaacatgactgaGCTTATCAACAGGTTTGCTTCGATAAAAAATATTAGACAAAACAAAAGTTATTTTTTCGATCTTTTACCTCTTTGTTTAACTGCCGCGTAATCATCTTCCATTGCATGTCGCATAATCATCTTCCATTGCATCCTACATTTTTTTTACCCTTCATCCATTGACTTCAAAACAAAAGTTACTTTCTTCAATTTTTTCCTATTGtttatatacaaaaaaaaaacaataaaataataaaaaataagattAATAAACATAAATTATCAATAAATATGTGCATTAACGTTAACTTTATCATCACCATatacactatgcacatgtgcataaacatAAACGACCTTGTTAACAACATATGCATCAACTTTATCATCACTATattaactatgcacatgtgcatcaacatAAACGACCTTGTTAACAATATATGCATCAACTTTATCATCACCATattaactatgcacatgtgcataactatgtgcacatgtgcatcaacatGACCGACAATATCAACAGGTAATGTTTGCTTCAATAGAATAACCTAACCATTGCTAACTCAAATTCTGTATTACCACCAAATACATTTAAAATTATTCAGTAACAAAACCTACATACAATAAAAACACACATACCTACCACATTACAAGTCGGTGTATCACAACAATTACCCTGAATCTCACAAACATCATATACATCAAACCATTTTCGCTAATGCATTTATGAAACTATGATTTAATCGTCATATTAACATATAAAGGATATGAATCGACAATTAAGCATCATGTTAACATATGaaagtgcaaaaaaaaaattattcttATAATCACCGGACCAAATTTGGGAACTAACCTCGATTATATGACGAAATATAAAATATATGCTGATAAAATCTCAAATCTGAGATACAATCTCAATCCAGATGCTTCGATATGGTGAACTGATGATGGTGAAGTGATGATGTATTCAGGACGATGATGTAAACGACTGTAATCGACGAATTGGTAATATCTGCCGGTAAAATCTCAAATCTGAGATACAATCTCAATCTAGGTGCTTCGATATGGTGAACTGATGATGGTGAAGTGATGATGTATTCAGGACGATGATGTAAACGACTGTAATCGACGAATTGTTGAGAGAATCAGGTTGAGAAATGTTGAGATAGTTGGATGTAATCACAGTTCAGATAAGAGTTCAGATATTGGATGTGAAAGTTTTTATTAAATGTAATATATTTTATGCTTGAAGTCCGATGGTAAAGGGAATCTGGTATGCGGGTTTTTTAAAAATTGTttgttatttacaaaattgccccctgttcacattggttctcgcagttctcgcaataaaggtggttctcgcatgaactctaccctatatatatatatatatatatatatatatatatatatatataaatataattgagTTATAATAATttcaaaatgactaaaatacccctgatGGTAAAGACAAAATATCATGGTCATTAGTGGGGAATCTGACCAAaattgaaatttggactaaaatggcaacaaaatgcaaaccacaaggacccagatgtaaaaagtttgagatttggactaaaatggcaaaagtgctcaaaccacagggaccaaaatggcagtttactcttaaattaaagttaaaaagtaaagaaaagaattattattataatattaaaataataaaaagattaaaaaaactatatatatataatattaaaattactatttgtaCCAATACCAAACAGAACCGTACTGGTATTTTCGATACtagtaccggttgacaccaacCTTATCCCAATTTGTGATACTAcaaaaatcattaaattaaagttaagaGTTAACAACTGGTTGACACCAACCTTATCCCAATTTGTGATACTAcaaaaatcattaaattaaagttaagaGTTAATAACATAGtaagtccctgtggtttgcacaaaataacatacttaggtactaatagtttaaatcACCTTCTAGgttattaacttttcattttgtaacgtttggaggtattaacgttaattgtttgttaaactattagtatctaagtatgttattttgtgcaaatcaCAGAGACTAACTATGTTAACACCCTAGAAGTTAATCctccaaatgttacaaaataaaaagttaataccctaaaaGGTGATTTTAAATTATTAATACCTAAGTATGCTGGTTTGTGCAAACCATATGGACTAAATTAACtctaaagttaaaaagtaaaaaaaaagaattattattataatactaaaataataaaagtattaaattaactatatatatatattattataatatattattaacAAGATTTTGGCAATTATTTAgaatattataaataataataatttgcaAATAAAATAACACAACTTGCAACAAAGCAATGCATGTAAAACCATATTAACACATAATACAATACGTTAATGCTAAAACCTAAtgcaaattaatagtatataaatatacaAGGGCTTTCAATTTTTCTTCTCGGAATCATACACCTTAAAGAAATCAACATTTATTGTAGTCCTCCTTAACCTCGGAAACATCATAAAAGGTTGCTCATCTTTAACGAGTATCCCAGTAAGACCACCCGTACTCGTTCATTTTTTAGTCGTTTTTTCGAAAACAACGCCCACCACGCTCGGTTCTCCGCCCCCATGGGCGTTTTATACCAAAATTTGCCCGGAGCATTTTAAAATCAACGCCGGAGAGAAAGTTGTTTGGCCAATTAGTTGTTTCCATGCTCCATTTGTCCAGTAACATTTTTTATggcttttttttatttaattctattacaccacaatgcccacatcctcactacacccattttagaaaacgctgGCTATAATAGTCAGTTGTTGACTGGACTATCACATAACGCAAAACGCCCAAAGGTAGGAgcattaccactacacatgatctAATTCCCTGTCTTGTTATAAGACCCAAAATCTCAAAAATTAGGGCAAGCTAATAATCAAAACCTCCATACAAAGAAGGATAGGAAAGGAAAACCCTACATAATAATAACGTATAATTAATAAAActtaaaagaaacaaaagcatcAAACTTAAACGATGATGGAAAAATGATGAAGGAAGAACCGTGTTACAATGGTCAATAGGCAAAGCGTGAGACTGATGATTTTCTACTAGGGCGGCAATGGGGAAACAAAACAAACCATAAGCTAGTGAAAACAGAAATTAGAAACAGCTGTAAATAAAACAAAGTGTGCATCGATGTATATTgtcaaaacaaaacacaaaaataGTGTAATCAGGACAAACCAATGGGTTTGTGTCGAACAAATTGAAGATTAATTATTATTGTTTCATAATGTTCTTGTAATCCCAAGTGAAATAGAAGGTTGGGAGATAACTATGCAAATCTATTCGATACAAACCtatgaattaattaagataaatATTTTGTATGCATCTTTGCTGCTTACATAATACtgtttttcatattttgaatAGTTTACTAATTACCTAACCAACTAAACAACTAATAAACAAACAATTTACAACACACAATCATATAACTTAAATGGTACATGTAACATGAAATCATACAACTTAAAGGATGAACTCTAACTAAATTAGGAGATATTTAACTTCTCACGCATTGTAAACCTCCCATTGAATGATTTAGAGTCCTCGCTTAATGTACCTATCACTCATCCTAAACATCAATACTCTGTGGCCTATACTTGTACTTCATTGCAAAAAATAGATAAATTGTGAAATTGATCAAACTCAATATTGCAAGAAGCAAGTAAAAATTTTCCAAGTGATTCCGGTTTAGGTTGTTTCCAGCCAACCATCCTCCATTTGTTGTGTCCCCTTTTGTCGCTCGGTTCACTATCTTCACCATGATACTACTTAAGTAGTACCCTAATGCCATTGAGCTCCACAGAAAACAAGAAGAAATGGATTTGATTGATTGAGGTGCTTGTGAGTAGAAAAACTCAAGTAGTCCCACATTAGTGAACATAGTAGCTATACCAAAAACAAAATATTGGAAGGATAACCAGAATACACTAATGGGCAATGGTTGAAGCACAGGGATCGCGTCTAGCATGTTGTGGTGTTTAGCGACATTTTTTCTCTTTACTTCAACAATACCCGCAATTGTCATTGATAGTGCAGATACAATAAGCCCAACTCCTACTCTTTGTAAGTGAGTTATGCCAGTGGGGATGCCAGTAAATTTACGAATCCAAGGGACAAGGATTTGGTCATAGATTGGAATTGCAATGAGTAGGAATATCATAGGAAAAATCGGGAGTGATGCAGGTGGTATATTAAAAGAATTCGATAGCTTAGTATCCATGGTGCCTCCTTGATGAATCGAAAACGTTTGGAGTTGAGCTAAGCAAAGTGTCATAATAATGGTACACAAGAAAATCGGAACCATTGCTAATATGATTTTTGCATTTTCCACTTGTGTAACCCTACAAAGTTTCCAGGGACTTTGAGATTGTTCAATGTTGCCAGATCTAATTGCTGCTTTGTCTAGCCACCTAATTAAAAAAAGGAAAACCATTAAAAATATTATACCTAAACAAGTTACAAACTATATATCGACTTTTATTTGGTCATTtgtaaaaattgaaaattataaTCTGACATGTAGGCTTCTAGGACACAGTGAATATTtgatgtttatgttgttaggtCCTTATTTTGTCAAAATGTCACTTTTGTCACATTAATTATATTCTTAATAAGCTACAAATGAAGAAGTTTAATGGAATGGGAACACATTGAAGTTACATCCAAATGTTAACCTGTAAACATCTCTGTGAGGTAAGAATTCTTGATGAAGTGCAGCTTCCTTGTCCCGGTGTATCTCATAGAGTTCAAAAGGGTCCTTGGGAAGTGGAAGCTTTCGATTTCTAATAGCAGCAGCGTAAACCTGAAATTTAGCAAGCTTAAGGGTAGTCTCTTAATTATGTGAATTTATGAAAATGTGCTGTTGTCTATAAACCTGTACAATTTCTGTGATGGCACTGCTTCCTTTAACAACATGTATACGATACCGGGGTAATCTGAAAACAAAGATAATTACACCCAAGAACATTGCGATAAATGAAAGCCCAAATCCTCTGTCATAACCTTTGTTGTCTTGCACCCACACGAAGCAAGTTAAGCTAACTGAACCTCCCACGGAAGTGCATAGTAGCAAGCAATTGAAGAAGGTTGACATCTTGGTTGCCTCTTTTATATCATTTTGTTCAAATTGATCTGCTCCATGTGATGGCAGTGCTGCTTTTACACCCCCACTACCTACAGCTAGAAGGTAGATTGCAAAGAATAGAAGCACAGTGTTTCCTCCATTCACTTTCTCACAGTTTGATGTTGGCAAAAACATGTTACATAGAGGCGGTTTGAGCTTTGAGTAGTGAGCTTGTAGAGTGAGCAATGTAATCCCCTACGATAAATTATTTGTAAATTAAAAGTTAGAAAAATGGCTggataaaaaatatataaattgttTTCCATCATGAACAAAGCACACATTTTTATATGCAATGTACATTACGGCTTTTATTCACCTTGAAATTTTTAACACCGATTTTAAAAACTTACTTAGGAAAGAtcaatttaatttaaaatttcGAACACCACACCCGAGgtttttttatcaactttgaaTTTTTATAGTATTGAATTCGATTAAAATATCTATTCTTTCTAAATGGTTATTGAGTAATGCATTACCTTAATGCATTACCTTTTCTTCGATCATGATTAACTCAAAACCACAATGTAGCTCTTAGTTTTAATTAGCAGTTGCACCAACAAGCTATCAGTTTTTATCTTTATCTGATCCAAACCAAAAATACGACATCAAGGTAAGAGACTTCCAACCTTCGTAAAATACTACAATACTACGATAGAAAATCTTGGGTATACTTACTAGAactttttctaaaaatagaaTATCTATATCCTAGAATATATATATCcaacaaaattttataaaacgcTTCACCAACGAACACATTTGTCGGAAGTTTGCCGGTCAAAATCATCAGTGACACGAGAACATGTCGGTCATGCTCCACCGATATATTGACCGTCGGTGATACTGTAACGACGGTTCACCAACATAGCTTTTCCTGATGGATTGCCAACGTTTCTTCTCCGACATTCTGTTGGAAAATGGTCGGAATTTTCCGACCAAATTTGTTTTGTCGGAAATTTTGGTCAGAAATTGCCAGATTTCTAGTAGTGATGATAATATTTACATATGTTACTAAATTTAGAAAGTTTTATAGGATTCATATGGAATTCTCACTATCACTATATGCGTATTGACAAAGAGAGCATCTCGTCAAAGGCGAGTCCGGTAACAGATAAAAAGCTAAGTTACGTTGTTCAATAGTATTTTATAAAATGACTAACTTTACAAACAAAAATATAATTATAACTGTAACATAAAACACAAACTATGAATAATAATGTCTAGTGTTAAATCCATAATTTTCTTTAGATGAAGGTCGGTTGACCCCCAATGATAATGTCTCACCTATTCTTCgtgtatatatagtttttttttttaagtttgaaattcactctttataatatatataatatacggCTTTAATCAATTTAATTTTTATTAGTTTGATATTTCTTTAATAGCTTTTGTTGGtaaacattaaaaaaatacaCGATTGTGTTTATGTTTATTAAAAACAACATTATTTGTTGTATATTTTTACTATTTAAATCTTTTTTAATAATTAAAGAACATTCAGTTTTTTTTTATGAATATATTCAGAAAACTTAAATAATACTTACCACACATTCTATACAAGCCGCAATAAGAACAGTTCTAAATCGTCCTATGTACGCATCCGCAAGACCAGCCATAACGATGGAAAGAATATAGCAGGTGCCCAAGAAGTTGGTTACATGGTTCGCTGCTTCATCTATGTTATAATGCATTACCCCATTAAAATAAGTCACGAAGTTCACTGCCAGTGCCAAGTTTGCCATATTTTCGAATGTAGAAGTTGCTGAAGCACAAAAATTGTCGTATAATTAGCAAGTAATTAATTTATACTTCTCTTAAACTCAACTGACTTTTTTACCTTATAACAAACACCCAGTTTTCTAAACACTTTAAAGACTTTTttttaaaagtgtaaaaagtcataaaacacaataatttcaatCATAAAACACTCTTAAAACCCACAAACAAAAGAGTGAAACTATAAATAGTTCATAAAAACTTAAAATACACAATCgtaaaattataaatataaaacacaaaaCCATATTCAAACCATAATAGTTCATAAAAACTTAAAATACACAATCGTAaaactataaatataaaacacaacatggtAATCAACATAAAACAAAATACTGTTTGTCATTTGATAATTAaatccttatcatccaaaacagaAAACACAACCCACATATATGATGTTTTTTAATTGACATTTTAGTATAAAAtgactttttacattttttaagAAATTTGTACTTTTTAGCCTAACTCCTAATTCTTTTTTACATTCAACACATGCCGTTTCATTATTTTTACACTAAACTGATTTTGTTGTCCAACCATTTGACTCGTTTTATTTGTATACTTCTTTTTAATTAGTAGCTATTCGTTGGCTTTCTCGAGGTGCATATTTTGACTTTGATCCATTTTCCATTTAAAAAAAAGAGTAatctgcaattttaccccctggggttaggggtcattggcacccttaccctcctaaggaaataattgcaattttacccccactgtttgctgttatgtcgcaaccttacccccTAAGCTCAATTTTGTTGATTGATCTGTTGACTTGGTAGTGAAATGActattttactcttttattttaccccctgtgttttgtttactctgtaatattaccccctgccaccactgccaccgccattcaccaccacaaccaccactgccacctccagccaccaccctcaaccaccactgccaccgccattcaccaccacaaccaccactgccatcttcttcctcccccctctctctctctctctctctaaaaaacccACCACCCGCCTTCATCTTCAACAATCACCACCGTCATCTCCACACCCCAGCCCCCAAtcatacacatacatacaacCAAACCATTCATAATCTCCACACCCCAGCCCCCAAtcatacacatacatacaacCAAACCATTCATAATCACCTCTGTAAAACACCTTCACTTTCATCGTTGAAAAATGACTATATAATGATCACCCATAAACCCAAAACCCCATCACCACTCGTGCTTTCTGACTCATTGCTATACTGAGTGAGTGGTGACCCCCAAATCCCCcaaaaaataacatatttaaGATTCTTACTGTTTTAAGATTTGGTATGTTTTACGATTCTGCAATGAACCCTTTGATAAACCCTATTTTCTTACATGGGTGTGTTGCATCCCTACAGTTTCTGTTCTTGATTGTCTTATTCATCACTTGGGTATGGAAAAGATTCAAGCTTGATCAAACTTTGGTTCCAAAACAGAGTTCTGGGTGTTTGTTTTACAAGCAAACTCTGTTTTGTTCTCTTGTTCTTTCACTCTTTAATCTTGTTTTGTGTTTCTTGAACAATTTTTATTGGTATAGAAATGGCTGGACTGATGAAAACATTGTGACCCTTTTGAATGCTATTCTTGGAGCACTTGTTTGGTTATTTATTTCTGTTTATTTGCACACACTTGTTTCGAATTCGTCGACAGGATCAAGAAAATACCCATCTGTGATAAGGGTGTGGTGGGTGTTTTTCTTTACAGTTTCTTGTTACTCCCTTGTGGTAGACTATGTTTACTACAAAAAAACCCATGATTTAGTTTCTATGTTGTTTGTCTCTGATTCTGTGTCTAGTTTCATGGGTTTGTTTCTTTGTTTTGTGGGGTTGTCCTACAAAACAGAGGAAGAGTTCCAAAGTAATAATCTTGAAGGCGGGTGGTGggtttttttagagagagagagatagggggaggaagaagatggcagtggtggttgtggtggtgaatggcggtggcagtggtggcaggggGTAATATTACAGAGTAAACAAAACACAGGGGGgtaaaataaaagggtaaaatagtcatttcacCACCAAGTCAATAGATCAGTCAACAAAATTGAGCTTAgggggtaaggttgcgacataacagcaaacagtggGGGATAAAACTGCAATTATATccttgaggggggggggggggtaagggtaccaatgacccctaaccccagggggtaaaattgcagtttactctaaaaaaaattactaaaataaacatatttgactaaaaaaaatccaaaatatACAAAAGCAGGGGTTGAGACGGCGCTCTTGCAAAAAATAGTCAGACTGAACCGAAGCGTTCACCAAAAATCAACCACTGGGTATTTGCCTTCTCGGCTGGTGGAATTTGATTA comes from the Helianthus annuus cultivar XRQ/B chromosome 4, HanXRQr2.0-SUNRISE, whole genome shotgun sequence genome and includes:
- the LOC110936871 gene encoding protein NRT1/ PTR FAMILY 4.5; this translates as MDLTETDVLIIGKVDWKGRPATKNKHGGMHAATFVLATSTFENMANLALAVNFVTYFNGVMHYNIDEAANHVTNFLGTCYILSIVMAGLADAYIGRFRTVLIAACIECVGITLLTLQAHYSKLKPPLCNMFLPTSNCEKVNGGNTVLLFFAIYLLAVGSGGVKAALPSHGADQFEQNDIKEATKMSTFFNCLLLCTSVGGSVSLTCFVWVQDNKGYDRGFGLSFIAMFLGVIIFVFRLPRYRIHVVKGSSAITEIVQVYAAAIRNRKLPLPKDPFELYEIHRDKEAALHQEFLPHRDVYRWLDKAAIRSGNIEQSQSPWKLCRVTQVENAKIILAMVPIFLCTIIMTLCLAQLQTFSIHQGGTMDTKLSNSFNIPPASLPIFPMIFLLIAIPIYDQILVPWIRKFTGIPTGITHLQRVGVGLIVSALSMTIAGIVEVKRKNVAKHHNMLDAIPVLQPLPISVFWLSFQYFVFGIATMFTNVGLLEFFYSQAPQSIKSISSCFLWSSMALGYYLSSIMVKIVNRATKGDTTNGGWLAGNNLNRNHLENFYLLLAILSLINFTIYLFFAMKYKYRPQSIDV